Proteins from one Muntiacus reevesi chromosome X, mMunRee1.1, whole genome shotgun sequence genomic window:
- the GPKOW gene encoding G-patch domain and KOW motifs-containing protein isoform X2, which produces MADAEDGVLRPVGSSTAPISFSFNRTSARRWLAGDATPEEKDFLKTVEGRELQSVKPSEAPKELVIPLIQNGHRRQPPTQAPGPSTHTEVLMDGMLSQAVKELIEESKKSLEERENVGVDPTLAIPMIQKGCTPSGEGTDSEPQAETVPEEADYEAVPVEAYGLAMLRGMGWKPGEGIGRTFSQVVKPRVNSLRPKGLGLGANLTEVQALAPTSSYRLPRPDEEQEKDKEDQPQGLVPGGAVVVLSGPHRGLYGKVEGLDPDNVRAMVRLAVGSRMVTVSEYCLRPVSQKEFDKNLNLSQVSRTSPGEQHRTTSSRKTLQDQDSHMWWEDSERKRKHHSDRQDGPAAKNEKAAPRSQHWLHRDLRVRFVDKLHKGGQYYNTKMTIEDVLSPDTCVCRTDEGQVLEGLREDMLETLVPKVPGDQVMVVLGQWAGRVGRLLDRDRTRSRALVQLQREDRVVELHYDAVCQFVGLWDMEED; this is translated from the exons ATGGCGGACGCTGAAGATGGTGTTTTGCGGCCGGTGGGATCCTCCACTGCCCCAATTTCATTCAGCTTCAATCGCACGTCCGCCCGCAGATGGCTTGCGGGAGACGCGACTCCGGAGGAGAAGGATTTCTTGAAGACCGTGGAAGGCCGGGAGCTGCAGAG TGTGAAGCCCTCAGAAGCCCCCAAGGAACTTGTCATCCCTTTGATCCAGAATGGCCATCGAAGGCAGCCACCAACCCAGGCCCCTGGGCCATCCACACATACTGAGGTCTTGATGGATGGGATGCTGTCCCAGGCTGTGAAGGAGCTCATTGAGG AATCCAAGAAGTctctggaggagagagagaatgtgggTGTTGACCCCACACTTGCTATCCCCATGATCCAGAAAGGATGCACCCCCAGCGGAGAAGGGACAGACAGCGAACCCCAGGCTGAGACA GTGCCGGAGGAGGCTGATTACGAAGCAGTCCCTGTTGAGGCCTATGGGCTGGCCATGCTGCGGGGCATGGGCTGGAAACCTGGCGAGGGCATCGGCCGAACCTTCAGTCA AGTAGTGAAGCCCCGTGTCAATTCACTGAGGCCCAAGGGATTAGGGCTGGGCGCCAACCTGACCGAGGTCCAGGCCCTGGCCCCTACCAGCTCCTACCGCCTGCCAAGGCCAGATGAGGAGCAAGAGAAGGATAAGGAAGACCAGCCTCAAGGACTGGTGCCTGGAGGAGCTGTGGTGGTTCTTTCTGGCCCCCACCGAGGCCTCTATGGGAAG GTGGAAGGCCTTGATCCTGACAATGTTCGAGCCATGGTCCGTCTGGCTGTGGGGAGCCGCATGGTGACTGTTAGTGAGTATTGCCTGCGGCCTGTCTCCCAGAAGGAGTTTGACAAGAACTTGAATCTGA GTCAAGTGAGCAGAACTTCCCCTGGGGAACAGCACAGAACAACCTCATCACGGAAGACCCTCCAGGATCAGGACAGCCACATGTGGTGGGAGGATTCAGAGAGGAAGCGGAAACACCATTCAGACCG ACAAGATGGGCCTGCAGCCAAGAATGAGAAAGCAGCCCCCCGAAGTCAGCACTGGCTGCACAGAGATCTGCGAGTGCGGTTTGTAGACAAGCTGCACAAGGGCGGCCAGTATTACAACACCAAG ATGACAATTGAAGATGTCCTGAGCCCAGACACCTGTGTGTGTCGAACAGATGAAGGCCAGGTCTTGGAAG GCCTGAGGGAAGacatgctggagaccctggtccCCAAGGTCCCAGGCGACCAAGTGATGGTGGTGCTGGGGCAATGGGCTGGAAGG GTGGGCCGTCTGCTGGACCGGGACAGAACACGGAGCCGGGCTCTGGTACAGCTGCAGAGAGAAGACAGGGTGGTGGAACTTCACTATGATGCCGTCTGCCAGTTTGTGGGCCTCTGGGACATGGAGGAAGACTGA
- the GPKOW gene encoding G-patch domain and KOW motifs-containing protein isoform X1: protein MADAEDGVLRPVGSSTAPISFSFNRTSARRWLAGDATPEEKDFLKTVEGRELQSVKPSEAPKELVIPLIQNGHRRQPPTQAPGPSTHTEVLMDGMLSQAVKELIEESKKSLEERENVGVDPTLAIPMIQKGCTPSGEGTDSEPQAETVPEEADYEAVPVEAYGLAMLRGMGWKPGEGIGRTFSQVVKPRVNSLRPKGLGLGANLTEVQALAPTSSYRLPRPDEEQEKDKEDQPQGLVPGGAVVVLSGPHRGLYGKVEGLDPDNVRAMVRLAVGSRMVTVSEYCLRPVSQKEFDKNLNLSQVSRTSPGEQHRTTSSRKTLQDQDSHMWWEDSERKRKHHSDRWDTEHLRQDGPAAKNEKAAPRSQHWLHRDLRVRFVDKLHKGGQYYNTKMTIEDVLSPDTCVCRTDEGQVLEGLREDMLETLVPKVPGDQVMVVLGQWAGRVGRLLDRDRTRSRALVQLQREDRVVELHYDAVCQFVGLWDMEED from the exons ATGGCGGACGCTGAAGATGGTGTTTTGCGGCCGGTGGGATCCTCCACTGCCCCAATTTCATTCAGCTTCAATCGCACGTCCGCCCGCAGATGGCTTGCGGGAGACGCGACTCCGGAGGAGAAGGATTTCTTGAAGACCGTGGAAGGCCGGGAGCTGCAGAG TGTGAAGCCCTCAGAAGCCCCCAAGGAACTTGTCATCCCTTTGATCCAGAATGGCCATCGAAGGCAGCCACCAACCCAGGCCCCTGGGCCATCCACACATACTGAGGTCTTGATGGATGGGATGCTGTCCCAGGCTGTGAAGGAGCTCATTGAGG AATCCAAGAAGTctctggaggagagagagaatgtgggTGTTGACCCCACACTTGCTATCCCCATGATCCAGAAAGGATGCACCCCCAGCGGAGAAGGGACAGACAGCGAACCCCAGGCTGAGACA GTGCCGGAGGAGGCTGATTACGAAGCAGTCCCTGTTGAGGCCTATGGGCTGGCCATGCTGCGGGGCATGGGCTGGAAACCTGGCGAGGGCATCGGCCGAACCTTCAGTCA AGTAGTGAAGCCCCGTGTCAATTCACTGAGGCCCAAGGGATTAGGGCTGGGCGCCAACCTGACCGAGGTCCAGGCCCTGGCCCCTACCAGCTCCTACCGCCTGCCAAGGCCAGATGAGGAGCAAGAGAAGGATAAGGAAGACCAGCCTCAAGGACTGGTGCCTGGAGGAGCTGTGGTGGTTCTTTCTGGCCCCCACCGAGGCCTCTATGGGAAG GTGGAAGGCCTTGATCCTGACAATGTTCGAGCCATGGTCCGTCTGGCTGTGGGGAGCCGCATGGTGACTGTTAGTGAGTATTGCCTGCGGCCTGTCTCCCAGAAGGAGTTTGACAAGAACTTGAATCTGA GTCAAGTGAGCAGAACTTCCCCTGGGGAACAGCACAGAACAACCTCATCACGGAAGACCCTCCAGGATCAGGACAGCCACATGTGGTGGGAGGATTCAGAGAGGAAGCGGAAACACCATTCAGACCGGTGGGACACTGAGCATCTCAG ACAAGATGGGCCTGCAGCCAAGAATGAGAAAGCAGCCCCCCGAAGTCAGCACTGGCTGCACAGAGATCTGCGAGTGCGGTTTGTAGACAAGCTGCACAAGGGCGGCCAGTATTACAACACCAAG ATGACAATTGAAGATGTCCTGAGCCCAGACACCTGTGTGTGTCGAACAGATGAAGGCCAGGTCTTGGAAG GCCTGAGGGAAGacatgctggagaccctggtccCCAAGGTCCCAGGCGACCAAGTGATGGTGGTGCTGGGGCAATGGGCTGGAAGG GTGGGCCGTCTGCTGGACCGGGACAGAACACGGAGCCGGGCTCTGGTACAGCTGCAGAGAGAAGACAGGGTGGTGGAACTTCACTATGATGCCGTCTGCCAGTTTGTGGGCCTCTGGGACATGGAGGAAGACTGA